Proteins encoded together in one Mobula birostris isolate sMobBir1 chromosome 9, sMobBir1.hap1, whole genome shotgun sequence window:
- the tmem130 gene encoding transmembrane protein 130 isoform X4, whose amino-acid sequence MEGGRNQNKKAKERGKGRRRFFALFLGSEQRQSHHHRRRGSGGGPADKQGWDATFSPFPRLPLGPAETALHRAPLGGSAEQHPGRPQPGSGVLQTPRLGELGGVPEVSFARTRGHSSACDGERAVTNDSNVFHVYSKAGVYQAHVDIFASLSRTRRKIGIFGATLSLLDPIKAIEIERADDKRASDVHDFQLHVNGSPPLQICWLLSQDCAPVVGRKCRPVRLEHSRNYNLSYSAASPGPYSLSVRAENSVSSFQTCYRVTSWQSGVDQVWFIVLSVTLFTVVLLVTLSTMVRNYRPRKDSVEVADFDFCPSEGKLAQERRAWLGKTSSPCYGSGLSQSHGTSEAHALLRYSGSLLQGYRTWERWSAAPGTGRSPSTSNAHSHSASGNMG is encoded by the exons atggaagggggcagaaaccagaataagaaggcgaaggagagagggaaagggcgCAG GAGGTTCTTCGCTCTATTCCTTGGTTCTGAGCAACGACAGTCCCATCACCACAGGCGCAGAGGGTCTGGTGGAGGCCCGGCTGATAAACAGGGCTGGGACGCAACTTTCTCCCCGTTCCCTCGCCTTCCACTGGGACCTGCGGAGACCGCTCTCCATCGTGCGCCGCTCGGAGGGAGCGCTGAACAGCACCCTGGTCGTCCGCAGCCGGGCTCCGGGGTTCTACAGACTCCGCGCCTGGGTGAGCTGGGTGGAGTGCCGGAGGTGTCCTTCGCTCGCACGCGGGGCCACAGTTCTGCATGTGATGG GGAGCGAGCTGTCACAAATGATTCAAATGTATTCCACGTCTACTCAAAGGCAGGCGTTTACCAAGCTCATGTTGACATCTTTGCATCCCTCAGCCGCACCCGGAGGAAGATTGGCATCTTCGGTGCCACACTGAGCCTTCTAG ATCCAATCAAGGCAATTGAGATCGAGCGCGCAGATGACAAGCGTGCAAGTGACGTCCACGATTTCCAGCTGCATGTTAATGGCAG CCCGCCACTGCAGATCTGCTGGCTGCTGTCCCAGGACTGTGCCCCCGTCGTCGGCCGCAAGTGTCGGCCAGTCCGCCTGGAGCACTCGCGCAACTACAACCTGAGCTACAGCGCGGCTTCTCCGGGACCGTACTCCTTAAGCGTGCGGGCTGAGAACAGCGTGAGCTCCTTCCAGACCTGCTACAGGGTGACCTCGTGGCAAAGTG GTGTTGACCAGGTGTGGTTCATTGTTCTCAGTGTGACCCTATTCACTGTGGTTCTGCTTGTCACCCTGTCCACCATGGTGAGGAACTACAGGCCCCGGAAGGACTCCGTTGAG GTAGCGGATTTTGACTTCTGTCCAAGCGAAGGGAAGCTGGCGCAAGAGAGGCGAGCTTGGTTGGGGAAGACCTCTTCCCCCTGCTACGGATCAGGTCTGTCACAGAGCCATGGCACCAGTGAGGCCCACGCCCTGCTGAGGTACAGCGGCAGCCTGCTGCAGGGTTACCGCACCTGGGAGCGCTGGTCCGCTGCGCCCGGGACTGGCCGCTCCCCCAGCACCAGCAATGCTCATTCGCACAGCGCTTCTGGGAACATGGGGTGA
- the tmem130 gene encoding transmembrane protein 130 isoform X1: MFPNTRCWKTSTPQTLEALGIYRGKYTLAVSDRGLEWKGAETRIRRRRREGKGAGGSSLYSLVLSNDSPITTGAEGLVEARLINRAGTQLSPRSLAFHWDLRRPLSIVRRSEGALNSTLVVRSRAPGFYRLRAWVSWVECRRCPSLARGATVLHVMDSVMGTVSLTQTNRSVTSLTNGYELATNTPTKISFILYDPSGYFSTALFHYCWHFGDGERAVTNDSNVFHVYSKAGVYQAHVDIFASLSRTRRKIGIFGATLSLLDPIKAIEIERADDKRASDVHDFQLHVNGSPPLQICWLLSQDCAPVVGRKCRPVRLEHSRNYNLSYSAASPGPYSLSVRAENSVSSFQTCYRVTSWQSGVDQVWFIVLSVTLFTVVLLVTLSTMVRNYRPRKDSVEVADFDFCPSEGKLAQERRAWLGKTSSPCYGSGLSQSHGTSEAHALLRYSGSLLQGYRTWERWSAAPGTGRSPSTSNAHSHSASGNMG, from the exons ATGTTCCCTAACACAAGATGTTGGAAAACTTCTACGCCCCAAACGCTGGAGGCACTCggtatctatagagggaaatacaCACTAGCCGTTTCGGACCGAGGACTAGAatggaagggggcagaaaccagaataagaaggcgaaggagagagggaaagggcgCAG GAGGTTCTTCGCTCTATTCCTTGGTTCTGAGCAACGACAGTCCCATCACCACAGGCGCAGAGGGTCTGGTGGAGGCCCGGCTGATAAACAGGGCTGGGACGCAACTTTCTCCCCGTTCCCTCGCCTTCCACTGGGACCTGCGGAGACCGCTCTCCATCGTGCGCCGCTCGGAGGGAGCGCTGAACAGCACCCTGGTCGTCCGCAGCCGGGCTCCGGGGTTCTACAGACTCCGCGCCTGGGTGAGCTGGGTGGAGTGCCGGAGGTGTCCTTCGCTCGCACGCGGGGCCACAGTTCTGCATGTGATGG ACTCTGTAATGGGAACTGTTTCATTGACACAAACGAACAGAAGTGTCACTTCTTTGACCAATGGGTATGAACTGGCCACAAACACACCAACAAAAATCTCATTCATCCTCTACGACCCCAGCGGATACTTCAGCACCGCGTTGTTCCACTACTGTTGGCACTTTGGAGATGG GGAGCGAGCTGTCACAAATGATTCAAATGTATTCCACGTCTACTCAAAGGCAGGCGTTTACCAAGCTCATGTTGACATCTTTGCATCCCTCAGCCGCACCCGGAGGAAGATTGGCATCTTCGGTGCCACACTGAGCCTTCTAG ATCCAATCAAGGCAATTGAGATCGAGCGCGCAGATGACAAGCGTGCAAGTGACGTCCACGATTTCCAGCTGCATGTTAATGGCAG CCCGCCACTGCAGATCTGCTGGCTGCTGTCCCAGGACTGTGCCCCCGTCGTCGGCCGCAAGTGTCGGCCAGTCCGCCTGGAGCACTCGCGCAACTACAACCTGAGCTACAGCGCGGCTTCTCCGGGACCGTACTCCTTAAGCGTGCGGGCTGAGAACAGCGTGAGCTCCTTCCAGACCTGCTACAGGGTGACCTCGTGGCAAAGTG GTGTTGACCAGGTGTGGTTCATTGTTCTCAGTGTGACCCTATTCACTGTGGTTCTGCTTGTCACCCTGTCCACCATGGTGAGGAACTACAGGCCCCGGAAGGACTCCGTTGAG GTAGCGGATTTTGACTTCTGTCCAAGCGAAGGGAAGCTGGCGCAAGAGAGGCGAGCTTGGTTGGGGAAGACCTCTTCCCCCTGCTACGGATCAGGTCTGTCACAGAGCCATGGCACCAGTGAGGCCCACGCCCTGCTGAGGTACAGCGGCAGCCTGCTGCAGGGTTACCGCACCTGGGAGCGCTGGTCCGCTGCGCCCGGGACTGGCCGCTCCCCCAGCACCAGCAATGCTCATTCGCACAGCGCTTCTGGGAACATGGGGTGA
- the tmem130 gene encoding transmembrane protein 130 isoform X3: MEGGRNQNKKAKERGKGRRRFFALFLGSEQRQSHHHRRRGSGGGPADKQGWDATFSPFPRLPLGPAETALHRAPLGGSAEQHPGRPQPGSGVLQTPRLDSVMGTVSLTQTNRSVTSLTNGYELATNTPTKISFILYDPSGYFSTALFHYCWHFGDGERAVTNDSNVFHVYSKAGVYQAHVDIFASLSRTRRKIGIFGATLSLLDPIKAIEIERADDKRASDVHDFQLHVNGSPPLQICWLLSQDCAPVVGRKCRPVRLEHSRNYNLSYSAASPGPYSLSVRAENSVSSFQTCYRVTSWQSGVDQVWFIVLSVTLFTVVLLVTLSTMVRNYRPRKDSVEVADFDFCPSEGKLAQERRAWLGKTSSPCYGSGLSQSHGTSEAHALLRYSGSLLQGYRTWERWSAAPGTGRSPSTSNAHSHSASGNMG, encoded by the exons atggaagggggcagaaaccagaataagaaggcgaaggagagagggaaagggcgCAG GAGGTTCTTCGCTCTATTCCTTGGTTCTGAGCAACGACAGTCCCATCACCACAGGCGCAGAGGGTCTGGTGGAGGCCCGGCTGATAAACAGGGCTGGGACGCAACTTTCTCCCCGTTCCCTCGCCTTCCACTGGGACCTGCGGAGACCGCTCTCCATCGTGCGCCGCTCGGAGGGAGCGCTGAACAGCACCCTGGTCGTCCGCAGCCGGGCTCCGGGGTTCTACAGACTCCGCGCCTGG ACTCTGTAATGGGAACTGTTTCATTGACACAAACGAACAGAAGTGTCACTTCTTTGACCAATGGGTATGAACTGGCCACAAACACACCAACAAAAATCTCATTCATCCTCTACGACCCCAGCGGATACTTCAGCACCGCGTTGTTCCACTACTGTTGGCACTTTGGAGATGG GGAGCGAGCTGTCACAAATGATTCAAATGTATTCCACGTCTACTCAAAGGCAGGCGTTTACCAAGCTCATGTTGACATCTTTGCATCCCTCAGCCGCACCCGGAGGAAGATTGGCATCTTCGGTGCCACACTGAGCCTTCTAG ATCCAATCAAGGCAATTGAGATCGAGCGCGCAGATGACAAGCGTGCAAGTGACGTCCACGATTTCCAGCTGCATGTTAATGGCAG CCCGCCACTGCAGATCTGCTGGCTGCTGTCCCAGGACTGTGCCCCCGTCGTCGGCCGCAAGTGTCGGCCAGTCCGCCTGGAGCACTCGCGCAACTACAACCTGAGCTACAGCGCGGCTTCTCCGGGACCGTACTCCTTAAGCGTGCGGGCTGAGAACAGCGTGAGCTCCTTCCAGACCTGCTACAGGGTGACCTCGTGGCAAAGTG GTGTTGACCAGGTGTGGTTCATTGTTCTCAGTGTGACCCTATTCACTGTGGTTCTGCTTGTCACCCTGTCCACCATGGTGAGGAACTACAGGCCCCGGAAGGACTCCGTTGAG GTAGCGGATTTTGACTTCTGTCCAAGCGAAGGGAAGCTGGCGCAAGAGAGGCGAGCTTGGTTGGGGAAGACCTCTTCCCCCTGCTACGGATCAGGTCTGTCACAGAGCCATGGCACCAGTGAGGCCCACGCCCTGCTGAGGTACAGCGGCAGCCTGCTGCAGGGTTACCGCACCTGGGAGCGCTGGTCCGCTGCGCCCGGGACTGGCCGCTCCCCCAGCACCAGCAATGCTCATTCGCACAGCGCTTCTGGGAACATGGGGTGA
- the tmem130 gene encoding transmembrane protein 130 isoform X2: protein MNVVSLVFLLNAAMPAGGSSLYSLVLSNDSPITTGAEGLVEARLINRAGTQLSPRSLAFHWDLRRPLSIVRRSEGALNSTLVVRSRAPGFYRLRAWVSWVECRRCPSLARGATVLHVMDSVMGTVSLTQTNRSVTSLTNGYELATNTPTKISFILYDPSGYFSTALFHYCWHFGDGERAVTNDSNVFHVYSKAGVYQAHVDIFASLSRTRRKIGIFGATLSLLDPIKAIEIERADDKRASDVHDFQLHVNGSPPLQICWLLSQDCAPVVGRKCRPVRLEHSRNYNLSYSAASPGPYSLSVRAENSVSSFQTCYRVTSWQSGVDQVWFIVLSVTLFTVVLLVTLSTMVRNYRPRKDSVEVADFDFCPSEGKLAQERRAWLGKTSSPCYGSGLSQSHGTSEAHALLRYSGSLLQGYRTWERWSAAPGTGRSPSTSNAHSHSASGNMG from the exons ATGAACGTTGTCTCTCTCGTGTTCCTGTTGAACGCCGCAATGCCGGCAG GAGGTTCTTCGCTCTATTCCTTGGTTCTGAGCAACGACAGTCCCATCACCACAGGCGCAGAGGGTCTGGTGGAGGCCCGGCTGATAAACAGGGCTGGGACGCAACTTTCTCCCCGTTCCCTCGCCTTCCACTGGGACCTGCGGAGACCGCTCTCCATCGTGCGCCGCTCGGAGGGAGCGCTGAACAGCACCCTGGTCGTCCGCAGCCGGGCTCCGGGGTTCTACAGACTCCGCGCCTGGGTGAGCTGGGTGGAGTGCCGGAGGTGTCCTTCGCTCGCACGCGGGGCCACAGTTCTGCATGTGATGG ACTCTGTAATGGGAACTGTTTCATTGACACAAACGAACAGAAGTGTCACTTCTTTGACCAATGGGTATGAACTGGCCACAAACACACCAACAAAAATCTCATTCATCCTCTACGACCCCAGCGGATACTTCAGCACCGCGTTGTTCCACTACTGTTGGCACTTTGGAGATGG GGAGCGAGCTGTCACAAATGATTCAAATGTATTCCACGTCTACTCAAAGGCAGGCGTTTACCAAGCTCATGTTGACATCTTTGCATCCCTCAGCCGCACCCGGAGGAAGATTGGCATCTTCGGTGCCACACTGAGCCTTCTAG ATCCAATCAAGGCAATTGAGATCGAGCGCGCAGATGACAAGCGTGCAAGTGACGTCCACGATTTCCAGCTGCATGTTAATGGCAG CCCGCCACTGCAGATCTGCTGGCTGCTGTCCCAGGACTGTGCCCCCGTCGTCGGCCGCAAGTGTCGGCCAGTCCGCCTGGAGCACTCGCGCAACTACAACCTGAGCTACAGCGCGGCTTCTCCGGGACCGTACTCCTTAAGCGTGCGGGCTGAGAACAGCGTGAGCTCCTTCCAGACCTGCTACAGGGTGACCTCGTGGCAAAGTG GTGTTGACCAGGTGTGGTTCATTGTTCTCAGTGTGACCCTATTCACTGTGGTTCTGCTTGTCACCCTGTCCACCATGGTGAGGAACTACAGGCCCCGGAAGGACTCCGTTGAG GTAGCGGATTTTGACTTCTGTCCAAGCGAAGGGAAGCTGGCGCAAGAGAGGCGAGCTTGGTTGGGGAAGACCTCTTCCCCCTGCTACGGATCAGGTCTGTCACAGAGCCATGGCACCAGTGAGGCCCACGCCCTGCTGAGGTACAGCGGCAGCCTGCTGCAGGGTTACCGCACCTGGGAGCGCTGGTCCGCTGCGCCCGGGACTGGCCGCTCCCCCAGCACCAGCAATGCTCATTCGCACAGCGCTTCTGGGAACATGGGGTGA